In one window of Echeneis naucrates chromosome 17, fEcheNa1.1, whole genome shotgun sequence DNA:
- the LOC115057136 gene encoding collagen alpha-5(IV) chain-like isoform X1 yields the protein MRSSFTFKHLYTLRLILLLFICVQQLNAGKIEGPCQGRDCSLCRCLPAKGARGAPGKQGKQGSQGLMGPRGHEGPPGDKGRRGAEGLRGAEGPKGDRGQTGAPGFLGDEGSFGHPGAGGEPGLPGVDGCNGAKGLPGVPGNHGLDGFHGSPGLPGPKGIKGDPYYVALLVLPGERGKDGGHGLPGQKGDIGPKGYIGPPGPTGPEGKTGLKGVRGLPGTPGQPQAGDKGDDGEQGPPGPPGIEEIREFPPDFLLPKGYKGDKGLPGPCGPKGRSWDVGSFIQDNKGEQGIFGFPGIQGLPGISGRDGLSGPQGVRGDQGLPGPSGRIGPKGYAGTPGPPGSTYIPDGSDARGEKGERGYPGASGLPGDPGDMGMHGPPGPAGLTIPGLPGARGPQGPKGYKGEPGTYSNFGINPLPGPKGMKGHPGPKGVMGHPGPPGCGDYDCEPGSPGDNGDPGFQGTPGNKGLKGIKGCPGTCECSFGGGIPGPPGPPGVPGSPGLPGIQGLQGDPGLKGDDGPTGQQGFQGIPGVKGQKGQKGDSFVIDGKGAKGDRGPLGHSGLPGATGRPGQDGPPGLMGEPGPPGTGYVGVPGTKGDHGVAGPKGFPGSVGPPGPGFSGPQGPPGPQGNQGSPGALGIPGRPGPPGEIEPCCHEIEIGAPGPKGERGFPGSPGDPGRDGFPGTPGQPGPKGITGDNGDTVITGLPGPQGLNGDPGDPGPRGISLDGPTGPPGLPGLLGRKGSPGDILSASLGFPGPPGRQGAVGTNGLRGSPGNPGFPGRQGQPGQPGPKGEPGFIGDPGEIGWPGPACTLCELYGFPGPPGPPGNPGQIGLPGNGGQKGLKGDPGLPGFPQKGPKGFSGPPGLPGPTGTRGTTGPPGDPGLDGWPGPKGRTGNSGRMGARGLSGHPGPPGPIGKPGERGLNGQPGDPGDPGLPGNKGLPGLPGLPSPPRVVNIMKGPKGLLGWNGQPGQPGLEGSKGIRGIPGHSGPDGAAGLAGPKGNIGTPGRPGISGTPGYPGIKGFPGPRGYLGQDGDPGNPGLEGHRGIPGVPGFPGPKGEPGRSYGLPGTPGPKGLPGEDGPRASRGSPGDPGAPAPIGRPGEPGIPGTPGEPGGEGWPGLPGPPGIPGYPGIQGIPGDPGGRGEPGPPGPHGPPGPYGPPGLDGLDGLRGPKGIKGTRAKDVPGPRGPPGIPGFKGLRGLPGPPGASFPGPKGPRGPPGDNGHPGLTGEPGYCGTNCTSSPGPQGDIGYEGPSGLPGAPGPRGPPGGISLHRGDPGPNGLPGLPGPKGERGFQGPPGPQNHPGSPGPKGERGEIGPRGAFGPKGQQGVPGPHGLKGLTGPTGERGVKGPPGDSISRCAETAPAGPPGPSGSPGPMGFPGDKGPPGTPGYKGQKGSKGSMGLPGHLGAGGPDGPVGDPGEAGPQGFTGPQGFPGVPGDPGEPGHLRALRSGYLLVLHSQSVQVPQCPEGSIQLWVGYSLVYLEGQERAHTQDLGQAGSCLRVFSTMPFSYCNKAACHYSSRNDKSYWLSTTASIPMMPVFGQEISAHISRCIVCETISPAVAFHSQDHTIPVCPPGWRSLWTGYSFLLNTGAGGEGGGQSLTSSGSCLKDFRTHPFIECQGARGSCSYFSNLYSFWLTTVSQTEQFMTAEPSTIKSADQQRHKTSQCHVCLSSHHF from the exons GGTCATCCTGGAGCAGGAGGTGAGCCTGGTTTGCCAGGAGTGGATGGCTGTAATGGAGCGAAAGGATTACCAGGGGTACCTGGTAATCATGGTTTGGATGGTTTCCATGGGTCGCCT GGGTTACCTGGACCAAAGGGAATTAAAGGAGATCCTTACTATGTTGCCCTTCTGGTACTTCCT gGGGAACGTGGGAAAGATGGAGGACATGGTTTACCT GGACAAAAAGGAGACATTGGGCCCAAAGGCTACATCGGCCCTCCTGGTCCTACTGGACCTGAG GGTAAGACGGGATTGAAAGGTGTCAGAGGACTGCCA gGAACCCCTGGACAACCACAGGCAGGAGATAAGGGTGATGAT GGTGAGCAAGGCCCACCTGGCCCCCCAGGAATAGAAGAGATCAGAGAATTCCCTCCAGATTTTCTTCTACCCAAGGGCTACAAG GGAGACAAGGGTCTTCCTGGACCATGTGGACCCAAGGGAAGAAGT TGGGATGTAGGAAGCTTCATACAAGACAATAAAGGGGAGCAAGGAATCTTTGGATTTCCTGGAATTCAG GGTCTTCCGGGAATTTCTGGTAGAGATGGGCTAAGTGGACCTCAG GGTGTCCGTGGAGACCAAGGACTTCCAGGCCCCAGCGGAAGAATTGGTCCAAAG GGCTATGCAGGAACTCCAGGTCCCCCTGGCTCAACTTATATACCCGATGGAAGTGATGCCAGAG GTGAAAAAGGTGAGCGTGGGTATCCAGGAGCTTCTGGACTGCCAGGTGACCCAGGGGACATGGGCATGCACGGACCCCCAGGCCCAGCAGGCTTAACAATACCAG GTCTACCTGGTGCTCGAGGGCCCCAAGGTCCAAAGGGCTACAAGGGAGAGCCTGGAACATATAGCAACTTTGGAATCAATCCACTTCCAGGACCAAAGGGAATGAAGGGACACCCTGGACCTAAAGGTGTCATGGGCCATCCTGGTCCTCCAG GATGCGGAG ATTACGACTGTGAGCCTGGCTCCCCAGGTGACAATGGTGACCCAGGATTCCAAGGAACTCCTGGAAACAAAGGGCTCAAAGGGATTAAAG GTTGTCCTGGGACATGTGAATGCTCCTTCGGTGGGGGAATACCAGGGCCCCCTGGTCCACCTGGTGTCCCAGGATCTCCAGGGTTACCTGGAATTCAAGGTCTTCAGGGTGATCCTGGACTTAAAGGAGATGATGGACCAACAGGACAACAA GGTTTTCAAGGAATTCCAGGTGTGAAAGGCCAAAAAGGTCAGAAAGGTGATTCCTTTGTGATAGATGGTAAAG GTGCCAAGGGTGACCGAGGACCCCTCGGGCATTCTGGCCTTCCTGGGGCAACAGGTAGGCCAGGACAGGATGGTCCCCCTGGCCTTATGGGAGAACCTGGACCACCA GGTACTGGATATGTAGGAGTACCTGGTACCAAAGGTGACCATGGTGTTGCTGGACCCAAAGGCTTTCCAGGGTCTGTAGGccctcctggtcctggtttctCAGGTCCCCAAGGGCCACCCGGGCCTCAAGGAAATCAGGGATCTCCTGGTGCTCTAGGAATACCTGGCCGACCAGGCCCCCCAG GTGAAATTGAGCCATGCTgtcatgaaattgaaattggaGCACCTGGTCCTAAGGGTGAGCGAGGTTTTCCAG GGAGTCCAGGTGACCCTGGAAGAGATGGTTTTCCTGGAACTCCAGGACAGCCTGGCCCGAAAGGCATTACAGGAGATAATGGTGATACTGTGATAACTGGACTGCCGG GACCTCAAGGTTTAAATGGTGATCCAGGTGACCCTGGTCCCAGAGGGATTAGCTTGGATGGCCCTACAGGTCCTCCTGGTTTACCAGGACTTTTAGGCAGGAAGGGAAGCCCAGGAGACATCCTCTCTGCCAGTCTAGGATTTCCTGGCCCACCTGGCCGCCAAGGGGCAGTTGGGACAAATGGTCTTCGTGGCTCTCCTGGAAATCCAGGGTTTCCAG GCAGACAAGGCCAACCTGGGCAACCGGGCCCTAAAGGAGAGCCAGGATTCATTGGTGACCCTGGTGAAATTGGTTGGCCAGGCCCAGCTTGTACTCTGTGTGAGCTGTATGGATTTCCAGGCCCTCCAGGACCTCCAGGAAATCCTGGGCAAATCGGACTACCGG GCAATGGTGGTCAGAAGGGTTTGAAGGGAGATCCAGGTCTACCTGGTTTTCCACAGAAGGGGCCAAAAGGTTTCTCTGGCCCTCCTGGTTTACCAGGCCCAACTGGAACAAGAGGCACCACTGGCCCCCCAGGAGATCCTGGGCTTGATGGTTGGCCAGGTCCAAAAG GTAGAACAGGCAACTCTGGCAGAATGGGAGCAAGAGGGTTGTCAGGTCATCCAGGACCTCCTGGACCCATAGGTAAGCCAGGAGAGAGAGGCCTTAATGGTCAACCAGGTGACCCAGGAGACCCGGGACTGCCTGGTAATAAAG GTTTGCCTGGTCTGCCTGGATTACCAAGCCCACCAAGGGTTGTCAATATAATGAAGGGCCCAAAAGGACTTTTAGGATGGAATGGTCAACCAGGCCAACCAGGACTTGAAG GTTCAAAGGGCATCAGAGGAATACCAGGTCACTCAGGGCCTGATGGGGCAGCTGGTTTAGCAGGGCCTAAAGGCAACATTGGTACTCCAGGAAGACCAGGAATATCAGGCACCCCTGGCTACCCTGGAATCAAAGGTTTCCCTGGCCCAAGGGGATATCTTGGGCAAGATGGAGATCCG GGAAATCCTGGGCTTGAAGGACATAGGGGCATACCAGGGGTACCAGGTTTTCCAGGTCCCAAAG GTGAGCCAGGACGGTCTTATGGACTACCAGGCACACCAGGACCAAAAGGATTGCCAGGGGAAGATGGACCAAGAG CATCCAGAGGGAGTCCCGGCGATCCAGGTGCCCCAGCGCCCATAGGAAGGCCCGGAGAGCCTGGAATACCAGGCACTCCAGGGGAACCAGGAGGAGAAGGATGGCCAG GGTTACCTGGGCCTCCTGGCATACCTGGCTATCCAGGTATTCAAGGTATTCCAGGAGATCCCGGAGGTCGTGGAGAACCAGGTCCACCTGGCCCACATGGCCCCCCAG gGCCATATGGACCACCGGGTCTGGATGGATTGGATGGCCTTAGAGGTCCAAAGGGGATTAAAGGAACAAGGG CCAAAGATGTCCCTGGCCCACGAGGGCCACCTGGAATTCCTGGATTCAAAGGTCTGAGGGGTCTTCCAGGACCTCCAGGAGCCTCATTTCCTGGGCCTAAAGGCCCAAGGGGCCCACCCGGTGACAATg GTCATCCAGGTTTAACAGGGGAACCAGGTTACTGTGGTACAAACTGCACATCTTCACCAGGACCACAAGGAGATATAGGATATGAAGGCCCTTCAGGACTCCCag GTGCCCCAGGGCCAAGGGGCCCCCCAGGCGGCATTAGTTTACACAGAGGAGATCCAGGACCAAATGGCCTCCCTGGGTTACCTGGCCCTAAGGGAGAAAGGGGATTCCAAGGACCTCCTGGACCTCAGAATCACCCCGGCTCTCCTGGTCCAAAAG GTGAGAGAGGCGAAATTGGCCCCAGGGGTGCGTTTGGACCCAAAGGTCAGCAAGGTGTCCCTGGGCCCCACGGCCTGAAAGGACTAACTGGTCCAACTGGAGAGAGGG gtGTCAAGGGTCCTCCTGGTGATTCCATCAGTCGATGTGCAGAGACTGCTCCCGCTGGACCTCCTGGGCCAAGTGGTTCCCCAGGACCAATGGGATTCCCTGGTGATAAGGGTCCTCCTGGGACTCCAGGATATAAAG GACAGAAGGGTTCTAAAGGGTCTATGGGTCTCCCTGGTCACCTAGGGGCTGGTGGTCCTGATGGTCCTGTTGGAGACCCAGGAGAAGCTGGTCCACAAGGATTTACTGGACCTCAAG GTTTCCCAGGTGTACCTGGGGATCCAGGTGAGCCAGGGCATCTGAGGGCACTGAGATCAGGCTACCTTTTAGTTTTACACAGCCAATCAGTTCAGGTGCCACAGTGCCCTGAAGGCAGCATTCAGCTTTGGGTGGGCTACAGTCTGGTGTACTTGGAGGGACAAGAGAGGGCTCACACACAAGACCTGG GCCAGGCGGGCTCCTGCCTCCGTGTTTTCTCCACCATGCCTTTCTCCTATTGCAATAAAGCTGCCTGTCACTACTCCAGTCGCAATGACAAATCCTATTGGTTATCCACCACTGCTTCCATACCCATGATGCCAGTGTTTGGCCAGGAGATTAGCGCCCACATCAGCCGCTGCATTGTCTGTGAGACAATATCACCTGCAGTGGCTTTCCACAGCCAGGATCACACAATTCCCGTATGCCCACCTGGCTGGAGGAGTCTGTGGACAGGGTACTCTTTCCTCCTG AACACTGGGGCAGGTGGTGAAGGTGGTGGCCAGTCTCTGACCTCGTCTGGAAGCTGCCTGAAGGATTTCAGGACTCATCCCTTTATAGAGTGCCAGGGTGCGCGAGGCTCCTGTTCCTACTTCAGCAACCTCTACAGTTTTTGGCTAACTACTGTGAGTCAGACAGAGCAGTTTATGACTGCAGAGCCTAGCACTATCAAATCGGCTGACCAGCAGCGACATAAGACCAGTCAGTGTCATGTTTGCTTGTCTTCTCATCACTTTTAG
- the LOC115057136 gene encoding collagen alpha-5(IV) chain-like isoform X2, with amino-acid sequence MGPRGHEGPPGDKGRRGAEGLRGAEGPKGDRGQTGAPGFLGDEGSFGHPGAGGEPGLPGVDGCNGAKGLPGVPGNHGLDGFHGSPGLPGPKGIKGDPYYVALLVLPGERGKDGGHGLPGQKGDIGPKGYIGPPGPTGPEGKTGLKGVRGLPGTPGQPQAGDKGDDGEQGPPGPPGIEEIREFPPDFLLPKGYKGDKGLPGPCGPKGRSWDVGSFIQDNKGEQGIFGFPGIQGLPGISGRDGLSGPQGVRGDQGLPGPSGRIGPKGYAGTPGPPGSTYIPDGSDARGEKGERGYPGASGLPGDPGDMGMHGPPGPAGLTIPGLPGARGPQGPKGYKGEPGTYSNFGINPLPGPKGMKGHPGPKGVMGHPGPPGCGDYDCEPGSPGDNGDPGFQGTPGNKGLKGIKGCPGTCECSFGGGIPGPPGPPGVPGSPGLPGIQGLQGDPGLKGDDGPTGQQGFQGIPGVKGQKGQKGDSFVIDGKGAKGDRGPLGHSGLPGATGRPGQDGPPGLMGEPGPPGTGYVGVPGTKGDHGVAGPKGFPGSVGPPGPGFSGPQGPPGPQGNQGSPGALGIPGRPGPPGEIEPCCHEIEIGAPGPKGERGFPGSPGDPGRDGFPGTPGQPGPKGITGDNGDTVITGLPGPQGLNGDPGDPGPRGISLDGPTGPPGLPGLLGRKGSPGDILSASLGFPGPPGRQGAVGTNGLRGSPGNPGFPGRQGQPGQPGPKGEPGFIGDPGEIGWPGPACTLCELYGFPGPPGPPGNPGQIGLPGNGGQKGLKGDPGLPGFPQKGPKGFSGPPGLPGPTGTRGTTGPPGDPGLDGWPGPKGRTGNSGRMGARGLSGHPGPPGPIGKPGERGLNGQPGDPGDPGLPGNKGLPGLPGLPSPPRVVNIMKGPKGLLGWNGQPGQPGLEGSKGIRGIPGHSGPDGAAGLAGPKGNIGTPGRPGISGTPGYPGIKGFPGPRGYLGQDGDPGNPGLEGHRGIPGVPGFPGPKGEPGRSYGLPGTPGPKGLPGEDGPRASRGSPGDPGAPAPIGRPGEPGIPGTPGEPGGEGWPGLPGPPGIPGYPGIQGIPGDPGGRGEPGPPGPHGPPGPYGPPGLDGLDGLRGPKGIKGTRAKDVPGPRGPPGIPGFKGLRGLPGPPGASFPGPKGPRGPPGDNGHPGLTGEPGYCGTNCTSSPGPQGDIGYEGPSGLPGAPGPRGPPGGISLHRGDPGPNGLPGLPGPKGERGFQGPPGPQNHPGSPGPKGERGEIGPRGAFGPKGQQGVPGPHGLKGLTGPTGERGVKGPPGDSISRCAETAPAGPPGPSGSPGPMGFPGDKGPPGTPGYKGQKGSKGSMGLPGHLGAGGPDGPVGDPGEAGPQGFTGPQGFPGVPGDPGEPGHLRALRSGYLLVLHSQSVQVPQCPEGSIQLWVGYSLVYLEGQERAHTQDLGQAGSCLRVFSTMPFSYCNKAACHYSSRNDKSYWLSTTASIPMMPVFGQEISAHISRCIVCETISPAVAFHSQDHTIPVCPPGWRSLWTGYSFLLNTGAGGEGGGQSLTSSGSCLKDFRTHPFIECQGARGSCSYFSNLYSFWLTTVSQTEQFMTAEPSTIKSADQQRHKTSQCHVCLSSHHF; translated from the exons GGTCATCCTGGAGCAGGAGGTGAGCCTGGTTTGCCAGGAGTGGATGGCTGTAATGGAGCGAAAGGATTACCAGGGGTACCTGGTAATCATGGTTTGGATGGTTTCCATGGGTCGCCT GGGTTACCTGGACCAAAGGGAATTAAAGGAGATCCTTACTATGTTGCCCTTCTGGTACTTCCT gGGGAACGTGGGAAAGATGGAGGACATGGTTTACCT GGACAAAAAGGAGACATTGGGCCCAAAGGCTACATCGGCCCTCCTGGTCCTACTGGACCTGAG GGTAAGACGGGATTGAAAGGTGTCAGAGGACTGCCA gGAACCCCTGGACAACCACAGGCAGGAGATAAGGGTGATGAT GGTGAGCAAGGCCCACCTGGCCCCCCAGGAATAGAAGAGATCAGAGAATTCCCTCCAGATTTTCTTCTACCCAAGGGCTACAAG GGAGACAAGGGTCTTCCTGGACCATGTGGACCCAAGGGAAGAAGT TGGGATGTAGGAAGCTTCATACAAGACAATAAAGGGGAGCAAGGAATCTTTGGATTTCCTGGAATTCAG GGTCTTCCGGGAATTTCTGGTAGAGATGGGCTAAGTGGACCTCAG GGTGTCCGTGGAGACCAAGGACTTCCAGGCCCCAGCGGAAGAATTGGTCCAAAG GGCTATGCAGGAACTCCAGGTCCCCCTGGCTCAACTTATATACCCGATGGAAGTGATGCCAGAG GTGAAAAAGGTGAGCGTGGGTATCCAGGAGCTTCTGGACTGCCAGGTGACCCAGGGGACATGGGCATGCACGGACCCCCAGGCCCAGCAGGCTTAACAATACCAG GTCTACCTGGTGCTCGAGGGCCCCAAGGTCCAAAGGGCTACAAGGGAGAGCCTGGAACATATAGCAACTTTGGAATCAATCCACTTCCAGGACCAAAGGGAATGAAGGGACACCCTGGACCTAAAGGTGTCATGGGCCATCCTGGTCCTCCAG GATGCGGAG ATTACGACTGTGAGCCTGGCTCCCCAGGTGACAATGGTGACCCAGGATTCCAAGGAACTCCTGGAAACAAAGGGCTCAAAGGGATTAAAG GTTGTCCTGGGACATGTGAATGCTCCTTCGGTGGGGGAATACCAGGGCCCCCTGGTCCACCTGGTGTCCCAGGATCTCCAGGGTTACCTGGAATTCAAGGTCTTCAGGGTGATCCTGGACTTAAAGGAGATGATGGACCAACAGGACAACAA GGTTTTCAAGGAATTCCAGGTGTGAAAGGCCAAAAAGGTCAGAAAGGTGATTCCTTTGTGATAGATGGTAAAG GTGCCAAGGGTGACCGAGGACCCCTCGGGCATTCTGGCCTTCCTGGGGCAACAGGTAGGCCAGGACAGGATGGTCCCCCTGGCCTTATGGGAGAACCTGGACCACCA GGTACTGGATATGTAGGAGTACCTGGTACCAAAGGTGACCATGGTGTTGCTGGACCCAAAGGCTTTCCAGGGTCTGTAGGccctcctggtcctggtttctCAGGTCCCCAAGGGCCACCCGGGCCTCAAGGAAATCAGGGATCTCCTGGTGCTCTAGGAATACCTGGCCGACCAGGCCCCCCAG GTGAAATTGAGCCATGCTgtcatgaaattgaaattggaGCACCTGGTCCTAAGGGTGAGCGAGGTTTTCCAG GGAGTCCAGGTGACCCTGGAAGAGATGGTTTTCCTGGAACTCCAGGACAGCCTGGCCCGAAAGGCATTACAGGAGATAATGGTGATACTGTGATAACTGGACTGCCGG GACCTCAAGGTTTAAATGGTGATCCAGGTGACCCTGGTCCCAGAGGGATTAGCTTGGATGGCCCTACAGGTCCTCCTGGTTTACCAGGACTTTTAGGCAGGAAGGGAAGCCCAGGAGACATCCTCTCTGCCAGTCTAGGATTTCCTGGCCCACCTGGCCGCCAAGGGGCAGTTGGGACAAATGGTCTTCGTGGCTCTCCTGGAAATCCAGGGTTTCCAG GCAGACAAGGCCAACCTGGGCAACCGGGCCCTAAAGGAGAGCCAGGATTCATTGGTGACCCTGGTGAAATTGGTTGGCCAGGCCCAGCTTGTACTCTGTGTGAGCTGTATGGATTTCCAGGCCCTCCAGGACCTCCAGGAAATCCTGGGCAAATCGGACTACCGG GCAATGGTGGTCAGAAGGGTTTGAAGGGAGATCCAGGTCTACCTGGTTTTCCACAGAAGGGGCCAAAAGGTTTCTCTGGCCCTCCTGGTTTACCAGGCCCAACTGGAACAAGAGGCACCACTGGCCCCCCAGGAGATCCTGGGCTTGATGGTTGGCCAGGTCCAAAAG GTAGAACAGGCAACTCTGGCAGAATGGGAGCAAGAGGGTTGTCAGGTCATCCAGGACCTCCTGGACCCATAGGTAAGCCAGGAGAGAGAGGCCTTAATGGTCAACCAGGTGACCCAGGAGACCCGGGACTGCCTGGTAATAAAG GTTTGCCTGGTCTGCCTGGATTACCAAGCCCACCAAGGGTTGTCAATATAATGAAGGGCCCAAAAGGACTTTTAGGATGGAATGGTCAACCAGGCCAACCAGGACTTGAAG GTTCAAAGGGCATCAGAGGAATACCAGGTCACTCAGGGCCTGATGGGGCAGCTGGTTTAGCAGGGCCTAAAGGCAACATTGGTACTCCAGGAAGACCAGGAATATCAGGCACCCCTGGCTACCCTGGAATCAAAGGTTTCCCTGGCCCAAGGGGATATCTTGGGCAAGATGGAGATCCG GGAAATCCTGGGCTTGAAGGACATAGGGGCATACCAGGGGTACCAGGTTTTCCAGGTCCCAAAG GTGAGCCAGGACGGTCTTATGGACTACCAGGCACACCAGGACCAAAAGGATTGCCAGGGGAAGATGGACCAAGAG CATCCAGAGGGAGTCCCGGCGATCCAGGTGCCCCAGCGCCCATAGGAAGGCCCGGAGAGCCTGGAATACCAGGCACTCCAGGGGAACCAGGAGGAGAAGGATGGCCAG GGTTACCTGGGCCTCCTGGCATACCTGGCTATCCAGGTATTCAAGGTATTCCAGGAGATCCCGGAGGTCGTGGAGAACCAGGTCCACCTGGCCCACATGGCCCCCCAG gGCCATATGGACCACCGGGTCTGGATGGATTGGATGGCCTTAGAGGTCCAAAGGGGATTAAAGGAACAAGGG CCAAAGATGTCCCTGGCCCACGAGGGCCACCTGGAATTCCTGGATTCAAAGGTCTGAGGGGTCTTCCAGGACCTCCAGGAGCCTCATTTCCTGGGCCTAAAGGCCCAAGGGGCCCACCCGGTGACAATg GTCATCCAGGTTTAACAGGGGAACCAGGTTACTGTGGTACAAACTGCACATCTTCACCAGGACCACAAGGAGATATAGGATATGAAGGCCCTTCAGGACTCCCag GTGCCCCAGGGCCAAGGGGCCCCCCAGGCGGCATTAGTTTACACAGAGGAGATCCAGGACCAAATGGCCTCCCTGGGTTACCTGGCCCTAAGGGAGAAAGGGGATTCCAAGGACCTCCTGGACCTCAGAATCACCCCGGCTCTCCTGGTCCAAAAG GTGAGAGAGGCGAAATTGGCCCCAGGGGTGCGTTTGGACCCAAAGGTCAGCAAGGTGTCCCTGGGCCCCACGGCCTGAAAGGACTAACTGGTCCAACTGGAGAGAGGG gtGTCAAGGGTCCTCCTGGTGATTCCATCAGTCGATGTGCAGAGACTGCTCCCGCTGGACCTCCTGGGCCAAGTGGTTCCCCAGGACCAATGGGATTCCCTGGTGATAAGGGTCCTCCTGGGACTCCAGGATATAAAG GACAGAAGGGTTCTAAAGGGTCTATGGGTCTCCCTGGTCACCTAGGGGCTGGTGGTCCTGATGGTCCTGTTGGAGACCCAGGAGAAGCTGGTCCACAAGGATTTACTGGACCTCAAG GTTTCCCAGGTGTACCTGGGGATCCAGGTGAGCCAGGGCATCTGAGGGCACTGAGATCAGGCTACCTTTTAGTTTTACACAGCCAATCAGTTCAGGTGCCACAGTGCCCTGAAGGCAGCATTCAGCTTTGGGTGGGCTACAGTCTGGTGTACTTGGAGGGACAAGAGAGGGCTCACACACAAGACCTGG GCCAGGCGGGCTCCTGCCTCCGTGTTTTCTCCACCATGCCTTTCTCCTATTGCAATAAAGCTGCCTGTCACTACTCCAGTCGCAATGACAAATCCTATTGGTTATCCACCACTGCTTCCATACCCATGATGCCAGTGTTTGGCCAGGAGATTAGCGCCCACATCAGCCGCTGCATTGTCTGTGAGACAATATCACCTGCAGTGGCTTTCCACAGCCAGGATCACACAATTCCCGTATGCCCACCTGGCTGGAGGAGTCTGTGGACAGGGTACTCTTTCCTCCTG AACACTGGGGCAGGTGGTGAAGGTGGTGGCCAGTCTCTGACCTCGTCTGGAAGCTGCCTGAAGGATTTCAGGACTCATCCCTTTATAGAGTGCCAGGGTGCGCGAGGCTCCTGTTCCTACTTCAGCAACCTCTACAGTTTTTGGCTAACTACTGTGAGTCAGACAGAGCAGTTTATGACTGCAGAGCCTAGCACTATCAAATCGGCTGACCAGCAGCGACATAAGACCAGTCAGTGTCATGTTTGCTTGTCTTCTCATCACTTTTAG